One window of the Chryseobacterium camelliae genome contains the following:
- a CDS encoding SLATT domain-containing protein has translation MIESKILLESQIREIYGRVIYTHKTHEKCADVLKNRNDSLKIIEIILSVLTTTSILVVIFGEGKIFQFLAALFSTILLGLTLYSKDYNLLALAEKHKQAALDILEVREKLLSLLVDIKIGNIDLAILQETRNTLSQQLISTYRGAPKTINKAYQIASRALQKNEEFTFSDEEIDKFLPDSLRRVR, from the coding sequence ATGATTGAAAGCAAAATTTTACTTGAGTCTCAAATAAGAGAAATTTATGGAAGAGTGATCTATACTCACAAGACGCACGAAAAATGCGCGGATGTATTAAAAAACCGAAATGATTCATTAAAAATAATTGAAATAATTTTATCAGTATTAACAACTACAAGTATTTTAGTAGTAATTTTTGGAGAGGGAAAAATATTTCAATTTTTGGCAGCATTATTTTCTACTATTTTACTTGGATTAACATTATATTCAAAAGATTACAATTTATTAGCTTTGGCAGAAAAGCATAAACAAGCTGCTTTAGATATTCTCGAAGTAAGAGAAAAATTATTGTCCTTACTAGTAGATATTAAAATTGGAAATATTGATCTTGCAATTTTGCAAGAAACTAGAAATACACTAAGTCAGCAATTAATCAGTACATATAGAGGAGCTCCAAAAACAATAAACAAAGCATATCAGATTGCTTCAAGAGCTTTACAAAAAAATGAAGAATTTACATTTTCTGATGAAGAGATTGATAAATTTTTACCTGATAGCTTGAGAAGAGTAAGATAA
- a CDS encoding nucleotide-binding domain-containing protein encodes MNVSLTFQEFLGNIKISDEKASTISNRYGRITKALNKYFRTTESTIANSLQVGSYGRYSGIKGISDLDMLYVIPASKWDNYNQKGGQLKLLQDTKTAISNTYSASDIKVDRCVVTVKFSDGTHIDVQPTFEMEDQDYKYPDTYGDGSWKITKPRKEMDAMLEASDNINKNLRRLCKMARSWKNKNGVCMGGLLIDTLAYNFLNSTTYFDTKSYYYYDEMSRDFFKYLYEQPKDQTIYGALGSKQHVKVKKSFKKKANKAYNLANEAIGSTSDQTKHNKWRDVYGSAFPKYENEENEAKAINLHYENTEEFIDDLHFVEIKYNLEIDCEVKQNGYREGLLREYLRKRYPLIAGKSLRFFISEIDVPHPYIVKWKVTNRGNEAIKKNCIRGQITTDGGYEQRIESSSFKGGHFVECYIIKDNIVVAKDSIDVPISG; translated from the coding sequence ATGAATGTATCTTTAACTTTTCAAGAATTTTTAGGCAATATTAAAATCAGTGACGAAAAGGCGTCAACAATTTCTAATAGATACGGTAGAATTACCAAAGCTTTAAACAAATATTTTCGTACTACCGAATCCACAATTGCAAATAGCTTACAAGTAGGTTCTTATGGTAGATATAGTGGTATAAAAGGTATTTCAGATCTTGACATGTTATATGTGATTCCGGCATCAAAATGGGATAATTATAACCAAAAAGGAGGACAGTTAAAATTATTACAGGATACTAAAACTGCCATCTCAAATACATACTCAGCATCGGATATTAAAGTGGATAGATGTGTAGTCACTGTGAAATTTTCTGACGGTACCCATATTGATGTACAGCCTACTTTCGAAATGGAAGATCAAGATTACAAATATCCAGACACTTATGGTGATGGATCATGGAAAATCACAAAACCACGAAAAGAGATGGATGCAATGTTAGAGGCTTCGGACAATATAAATAAGAACCTTCGAAGATTATGTAAAATGGCAAGATCTTGGAAAAACAAAAATGGTGTTTGTATGGGGGGCTTATTAATTGATACTTTAGCATACAATTTTTTAAATTCTACAACATATTTTGATACTAAAAGTTATTATTACTACGATGAAATGAGTCGAGATTTTTTTAAATATCTGTATGAGCAACCAAAGGATCAAACAATTTATGGAGCTTTAGGTAGTAAACAACATGTAAAAGTTAAAAAATCTTTTAAAAAAAAAGCTAACAAGGCGTATAATTTAGCTAATGAGGCTATTGGATCAACATCTGATCAAACTAAACATAATAAATGGCGAGATGTATATGGAAGTGCTTTCCCTAAATATGAAAATGAAGAGAATGAAGCAAAAGCAATTAATTTGCATTATGAAAATACCGAAGAATTCATAGATGATTTACATTTTGTTGAAATAAAATACAACCTTGAAATTGATTGTGAAGTTAAACAGAATGGATATAGAGAAGGACTACTCAGAGAATATTTAAGGAAAAGATATCCATTGATAGCGGGAAAATCACTTCGTTTTTTTATCTCCGAAATTGATGTTCCACACCCTTACATCGTAAAATGGAAAGTTACAAATAGAGGTAATGAAGCGATTAAGAAGAATTGTATCAGAGGACAAATAACAACTGATGGCGGTTATGAACAAAGAATTGAAAGTTCAAGTTTTAAAGGCGGACATTTTGTTGAATGTTATATTATTAAAGATAACATAGTAGTTGCAAAAGATTCAATTGATGTTCCTATTTCAGGTTAA